A window of Pirellulales bacterium genomic DNA:
GCCGATTCGCCGTGGAATGCCGAACGCTTCGATCGACAGCTCGCTCCCTGGCTCGCGCGGCACTGCCTCGAGTGCCACAACTCGGCCGACCCCAAGGGCGGGCTCGATCTGACCCAGCGCGACGCCGCCCTGCGAGGCGGCGATTCGGGACCGGCGCTCGTTGCCGGCAATCGCGACGAGAGCCACGCGTGGCAACGTGTGGTCGCCGGCGAAATGCCGCCCGAGATGTCTCTGGCCGACGACGAGCGCGAACTGCTGGGCTCGTGGATCGCGGCCGGTGCCCCGTGGGGCACAGACCCCATCGATCGGTTTCGCTATTCGACCGACCACCGTGCCGGTTACGACTGGTGGTCGCTGGCGCCGATTGTGCGTCCCGACCCGCCGGCGGCGGCCGACCCACGCTGGAACACTCAGCCCATCGACCGGTTCGTGTTCGCGGGCCTGAGCGCGGCGGGCCTGACCCCGTCGCCCGAAGCCGGCAAGCGCGTGTTGATCCGGCGGCTGTACTACGACCTGTGGGGCCTGCCACCCGAGCCCGAGGCGGTCGCCGCCTTCGAGACCGACGGCGATCCGGCGGCCTACGACCGGCTGGTCGATCGGCTGTTGGCGGCTCCGCAGTACGGCGAGCGCTGGGCTCGGCACTGGCTCGACGTGGTGCGGTTCGCCGAGACGAACGGTTTTGAATATGACGAGCCGCGGCGCGACGCGTGGCCCTATCGCGATTGGGTGATCGCGGCGCTGAACGAGGACTTGCCCTATGACGAGTTCTGCCGCCGCCAACTGGCGGGCGACGTGCTCGCGCCCGACGACGCCTCGGCAACCGTCGCGACGGGCTTTCTGGCCGCGGGCCCCTATGACACGCCCGGCCAGAGCCAGCAGAGCGCGGCGATGAAGGCCGTCGTACGGCAAGACGAGATGGAGGACCTGGTCGGTACGATCGGGCAGACCTTCCTGGGACTGACGCTCAATTGTGCGCGGTGCCACGATCACAAATTCGATCCGCTGTTGCAGCGCGACTATTACCGGGTCGTCGCGGCGCTGTCTGGCGTCCGGCAGGGCGTGCGCGATATCACCACGCCCGCGCAGCGCGAGACAGACCAGCAGCAATGGCAACAGGCGCGCGACGAAGTCGCGTCACTCGCCGCCCAGCTCGATGCGATCGACGCGCCGATCCGCGTGCAGATCGCCAGCCAGCGCGCCTCGACCCCGTCGTCCGGCGATCAGGCGCTGCGCCCGATCGCGCGCTGGGATTTCGACGACTTGCGCGACGGCAACGGCGCACACGCGATCACGCTGCAAGGCAGCGCGGCGCTCGGCGCAGGCGCTCTGAATGTCGACGGGAGTTCGGGCTTTGCGACGACGGAGCCCTTGATCCAGGACGTGCGCGCCAAGACGCTCCAGGCCTGGGTGCAGCTGGCCAACCTGAACCAGCGGGGCGGGGCGGCCATCAGCCTGCTGTCGGCCGACGGCCAGGTGTTCGACGCCATCGTCTTTGCCGAGCGCGAGGCGGGCCAATGGCTGGCCGGCAGCAATGGATTCGAGCGCACGGAAAGCTTTCAGGCACCGGCCGAGACCGAGGCCGACGGCCGAGCCGTCCGCATTACGATCACCTACGCCGACGACGGCACGATCGCCGCCTACCGCGATGGCCTGCCCTACGGTCAGCCTTATCAGACCGGCCCGCCGGTCTTGTTCGCGGCGGGCCAGGCGTACGTCGCCTTCGGCCTGCGCCATCAGCCGCCGGGCGGCAACCGGATGCTGGCCGGCGCGATCGAGCGAGCCGAGCTTTACGATCGGGCCCTCACGCCGGCCGAAGTCGCCCGCGCCGGCGACGAGATACCCGCGGACGAAATTATCGCGCGACTCGATCCCGAGACCGCGCGGCGGCGCGCCGCTTTGGCCAAGCGGCTCGACGCGGCCCGCAGTCGCCTGGCGGCACCGCGCCAGCGCAACGTCTATTGTTGCCGGCCGCGCCAGCCCGAGCCGACGCACGTGCTGCGTCGAGGTGACCCACGGCAGCCTGCCGACCTGGTTGCCGCCGGGGGGATCGCCGCCATGGGTCCGGCCAGCGAGTTCGGCCTGGCGCCCGACGGGCCGGAGGACGCGCGCCGCGCGGCGCTCGCCAACTGGATCGCGTCGCGCGACAACCCACTGTTTGCCCGCGTGATGGTCAATCGGGTCTGGCACTACCATTTCGGCGCCGGGCTGGTCGATACGCCGAACGATTTCGGTTTCAACGGCGCGCGTCCGTCGCATCCCGAGCTGCTCGATTGGTTGGCGGCCGAATTCCGCGATGGCGGCTTCCGGCTCAAGCAACTCCACCGGCTGATCGTCACGAGCGCCACCTATCGCCAGGCTTCGCTCGCCCGCGCCGAGGCTGTCGAGCGCGATGCGAGCAACCGGCTACTGTGGCGCTACACGCCGCGGCGGCTCGAAGCCGAGGCCCTGCGCGACAGCATGCTGGCCGTCGCCGGGCGGCTCAACCCGCTGGCTGGCGGGCCAGGATTCAAGGACTACGAAGAGCTCAATCGATCAGGCACCTGGTCGTACCTGCCGGCAGAGCGCAGCGGGCCCGAGTTCGAACGCCGCACCGTCTATCGCACGACGACGCGCGGCGGACGTGGCGGGCTGCTCGATGCATTCGATTGCCCCGACCCTTCGACCACGACGCCGCGCCGCGCCGTCACGACCACGCCGCTGCAAGCGCTGGCACTTTTGAACAATGCCTTCGTCCTGCGCATGAGCGACGCCTTCACCGAACGTGTCGAGCACGAGGCCGGCAGCGAAGTCGCCGCGCAAATCGAACGGGCGTTTCGCCTGGTCTATGGCCGGGCCGCCACCGAGCGCGAGACGGCCATCGCCCTAGCGCTGGTGCGCGAGCAGGGGTTGGCAAGCCTGGCGCGCGTCTTGCTGAACAGCAACGAGTTTGTCTATGTCGATTAACGGGATGGACTGCAGTCGCCGCGAGTTTCTCGCGTTTGCCCGTTGGGGAGTCGGCAGCATCGCCGCGGCCGCGCTGCTCGCCGCCGACGGCCGCCCTGCGCGGGCCCGCGTGCCGGGCGAGGCGTCGGACCCGCCGCCGCATCATCCCCCCAAGGCGCAGCGCGTCGTGCACATCTGCCTGTGCGGGGCTATGAGTCATCTCGACACGTTCGACCACAAGCCGCTGCTCAACCGCCTGCACGGCCAGCCGCTGCCCGGCAATGAACAGCCCGACGTGTTCTTCGGACAGGTGGGCCTGCTCCGCCGGCCCGAATGGGAATTCCGCCAGCGCGGCGACAGCGGTTTATGGGTGTCGGAGCTGTTTCCCGAGCTGGCGCAGGTAGCCGACGAGCTGACGGTGATCCATTCGATGGTGGCCGAAACCTCGAATCACACCCCGGCCACATTCCAAGAGAACACGGGCTTTCGACTCAACGGCTTTCCCACGATGGGTGCCTGGCTGTCGTACGGACTGGGCACCGAGAGCGACGATCTGCCGGCCTACGTCGTGGTGCCTGATGCGCGCGGTTACCCGGCGGGCGGCTCGATCAATTGGTC
This region includes:
- a CDS encoding DUF1553 domain-containing protein encodes the protein MCYHRTTRGLLVVAVAAALAAPAAADSPWNAERFDRQLAPWLARHCLECHNSADPKGGLDLTQRDAALRGGDSGPALVAGNRDESHAWQRVVAGEMPPEMSLADDERELLGSWIAAGAPWGTDPIDRFRYSTDHRAGYDWWSLAPIVRPDPPAAADPRWNTQPIDRFVFAGLSAAGLTPSPEAGKRVLIRRLYYDLWGLPPEPEAVAAFETDGDPAAYDRLVDRLLAAPQYGERWARHWLDVVRFAETNGFEYDEPRRDAWPYRDWVIAALNEDLPYDEFCRRQLAGDVLAPDDASATVATGFLAAGPYDTPGQSQQSAAMKAVVRQDEMEDLVGTIGQTFLGLTLNCARCHDHKFDPLLQRDYYRVVAALSGVRQGVRDITTPAQRETDQQQWQQARDEVASLAAQLDAIDAPIRVQIASQRASTPSSGDQALRPIARWDFDDLRDGNGAHAITLQGSAALGAGALNVDGSSGFATTEPLIQDVRAKTLQAWVQLANLNQRGGAAISLLSADGQVFDAIVFAEREAGQWLAGSNGFERTESFQAPAETEADGRAVRITITYADDGTIAAYRDGLPYGQPYQTGPPVLFAAGQAYVAFGLRHQPPGGNRMLAGAIERAELYDRALTPAEVARAGDEIPADEIIARLDPETARRRAALAKRLDAARSRLAAPRQRNVYCCRPRQPEPTHVLRRGDPRQPADLVAAGGIAAMGPASEFGLAPDGPEDARRAALANWIASRDNPLFARVMVNRVWHYHFGAGLVDTPNDFGFNGARPSHPELLDWLAAEFRDGGFRLKQLHRLIVTSATYRQASLARAEAVERDASNRLLWRYTPRRLEAEALRDSMLAVAGRLNPLAGGPGFKDYEELNRSGTWSYLPAERSGPEFERRTVYRTTTRGGRGGLLDAFDCPDPSTTTPRRAVTTTPLQALALLNNAFVLRMSDAFTERVEHEAGSEVAAQIERAFRLVYGRAATERETAIALALVREQGLASLARVLLNSNEFVYVD